A genomic region of Methylobacterium durans contains the following coding sequences:
- a CDS encoding D-alanyl-D-alanine carboxypeptidase family protein: MRTTSIRVYLAAACLLLAPGTYRPAAAQNFQTSAPHAILIDADSGSTLFEKAADELFAPASMAKLMTTEIVFGALKEGRLNMDTEFTVTEDAWRRGGAGGGGSSMFAQVNSRIKLSDLLRGLIVQSGNDAAITIAENMAGTEGAFAGMMNARAKELGLTRSTFRNATGYSAPDQKVSARDLAKLSLHIIETYPDLYKIFAEREFTWNKIKQQNRNPLLALDIGADGLKTGYLEESGYGLTGSAVQNNQRLVMVVSGLKTARDRAAESRKLMEWGFRAFEPRQIFTAGETVAEASVYGGEKGSVPLVAKKPVRLLLPRGSGERVTAKVVYQGPLSAPVEQGREIGRLRVMRGDTLALDQPLYAGEAVGSGTIPQRALDAALEVGTGLFRRAFSKAGNPS; this comes from the coding sequence ATGCGTACGACGTCGATCCGGGTGTATCTCGCCGCGGCCTGCCTGCTGCTGGCGCCCGGAACGTACCGGCCCGCGGCCGCGCAGAATTTCCAGACGAGCGCGCCCCACGCCATCCTGATCGACGCGGATTCCGGCTCGACGCTCTTCGAGAAGGCGGCGGACGAGTTGTTCGCCCCGGCCAGCATGGCCAAGCTGATGACCACCGAGATCGTGTTCGGCGCCCTGAAGGAGGGCCGCCTGAACATGGACACCGAGTTCACGGTGACCGAGGACGCGTGGCGGCGCGGCGGGGCGGGCGGCGGCGGCTCCTCGATGTTCGCGCAGGTCAACAGCCGCATCAAGCTGTCGGACCTCCTGCGCGGCCTCATCGTCCAGTCCGGCAACGACGCGGCCATCACGATCGCCGAGAACATGGCCGGCACGGAGGGCGCTTTCGCCGGCATGATGAACGCTCGCGCCAAGGAACTCGGCCTGACGCGCTCGACCTTCCGCAACGCGACCGGCTACTCGGCGCCCGACCAGAAGGTCAGCGCCCGCGACCTCGCGAAGCTCTCGCTGCACATCATCGAGACCTATCCGGATCTTTACAAGATCTTTGCCGAGCGCGAATTCACCTGGAACAAGATCAAGCAGCAGAACCGCAACCCGTTGCTCGCCCTCGACATCGGCGCGGACGGGCTGAAGACCGGCTATCTCGAGGAATCCGGCTACGGCCTCACCGGCTCGGCGGTGCAGAACAACCAGCGCCTCGTCATGGTGGTGAGCGGCCTCAAGACCGCCCGCGACCGGGCCGCCGAGTCCCGCAAGCTGATGGAATGGGGCTTCCGCGCCTTCGAGCCGCGCCAGATCTTCACGGCCGGCGAGACGGTGGCCGAGGCCTCCGTCTACGGCGGCGAGAAGGGCAGCGTGCCCCTCGTGGCGAAGAAGCCCGTGCGGCTCCTGCTCCCGCGGGGCTCGGGCGAGCGCGTCACGGCGAAGGTGGTCTATCAGGGACCGCTCTCCGCGCCCGTGGAGCAGGGCCGGGAGATCGGCCGCCTGCGGGTCATGCGCGGAGACACCCTCGCCCTCGACCAGCCCCTCTACGCGGGCGAGGCGGTCGGCTCCGGCACGATCCCGCAGCGGGCTCTCGACGCCGCGCTCGAGGTCGGCACCGGCCTGTTCCGGCGCGCCTTCAGCAAGGCCGGCAACCCGTCGTGA
- a CDS encoding DNA polymerase III subunit delta', translating into MPPERPDDDVEAGDLADVPRPRECTRLVGHAAAEAAFAGAIASGRLHHAWLIGGAQGIGKATLAYRVARSLLANPEPGAGPASLDVDPAHPVARKVAALSHPNLVALRRHRQPGAKALPTKIGVDAARRALDLFGSTAGNAGYRICIVDSAEDLNANSANALLKMVEEPPPRSLFLIVSHAPGRLLPTIRSRCRALSLRPLSEAQVTEVVAGFPGPFRAPSPEALARAAALAEGSVARAVQMLDPATAGLVAEVEALLAGIERPDWRRILALAETLAGREAEPLFEASLDTVFRFVSSELDRRRAEPPARLAALVEVCDKTARAAREAATFNLDRRPLVLSLFGDLAGAVRAA; encoded by the coding sequence ATGCCGCCTGAGCGCCCCGACGACGACGTCGAGGCGGGCGACCTCGCCGACGTGCCGCGCCCGCGGGAGTGCACGCGCCTGGTCGGCCACGCGGCGGCCGAGGCCGCCTTCGCCGGGGCGATCGCTTCGGGCCGCCTGCACCACGCCTGGCTGATCGGCGGCGCGCAGGGCATTGGCAAGGCGACGCTCGCCTACCGGGTCGCCCGCTCCCTTCTCGCCAACCCGGAGCCGGGCGCGGGGCCGGCGAGCCTCGACGTCGACCCCGCGCACCCGGTCGCCCGCAAGGTGGCCGCACTCTCGCATCCGAACCTCGTCGCCCTGCGCCGCCACCGGCAGCCGGGTGCGAAGGCATTGCCGACGAAGATCGGCGTCGATGCCGCGCGCAGGGCCCTCGACCTGTTCGGCTCGACCGCCGGCAACGCGGGCTACCGGATCTGCATCGTCGACAGCGCCGAGGACCTCAACGCCAACAGCGCCAACGCTCTCCTCAAGATGGTCGAGGAGCCGCCGCCGCGTTCGCTCTTCCTCATCGTCAGCCACGCGCCGGGGCGCCTCCTGCCGACGATCCGCTCCCGCTGCCGGGCGCTCAGCCTGCGCCCTCTCTCCGAGGCGCAGGTGACGGAGGTCGTCGCGGGATTCCCCGGCCCCTTCCGCGCCCCCAGTCCGGAGGCGCTCGCCCGCGCGGCCGCGCTCGCGGAGGGCTCGGTCGCCCGCGCGGTCCAGATGCTCGACCCGGCCACCGCCGGCCTCGTCGCCGAGGTCGAGGCCCTGCTGGCGGGGATCGAGCGGCCGGATTGGCGCCGCATCCTGGCGCTCGCCGAGACGCTCGCGGGCCGCGAGGCCGAGCCCCTGTTCGAGGCGAGCCTCGACACCGTGTTCCGCTTCGTCTCGTCCGAGCTCGACCGGCGCCGGGCGGAGCCGCCCGCTCGCCTTGCGGCCCTGGTCGAGGTGTGTGACAAGACCGCCCGCGCCGCCCGGGAGGCCGCGACCTTCAACCTCGACCGCCGGCCCCTCGTCCTCTCCCTGTTCGGGGACCTCGCGGGCGCGGTGCGGGCGGCCTAG
- the metG gene encoding methionine--tRNA ligase, whose translation MTAQPPAKGRFSLTTAISYPNGAPHIGHAYEVIATDAIARFHRLDGYEVLFSTGTDEHGLKIQQTAARQGTTPRALVDAMSEKFRHMAEALNCSHDRFIRTTEPDHYAAAQAIWARMRDNGDIYLSKYIGWYSVRDEAWYGEDETELGPDGIRRAKATQTPVEWTEEENYLFRLSAYADRLLALYENQPDFIGPETRRNEVASFVRQGLKDLSVSRTTFDWGVPVPDAPGHVMYVWVDALTNYLTVCGFPDEADLRWRNWPVDLHVIGKDIVRFHAVYWPAFLMSAGLPLPKRVFGHGFLLSKGEKMSKSLGNVVDPMDLIATYGVDQLRYFVLREVPFGGDGNYSHEAIIGRINADLANDLGNLAQRSLSMLAKNCEGRVPQPGPLTEADRALIAAADALPGRARAAMADLALHNVLADIWTVVGDANRYFAAEEPWKLRKTDPERMGTVLYVTAETLRAVGILVQPFVPTAGAALLDLLGLSPEARMLGHVGAENRLAPGASLPAPAPIFPRFVEPDAPAA comes from the coding sequence GTGACGGCCCAACCGCCGGCCAAGGGCCGCTTCAGCCTCACCACCGCGATCTCCTACCCGAACGGCGCGCCGCATATCGGCCACGCCTACGAGGTGATCGCGACCGACGCCATCGCCCGCTTCCACCGGCTCGACGGCTACGAGGTGCTGTTCTCCACCGGCACCGACGAGCACGGCCTGAAGATCCAGCAGACGGCCGCCCGCCAGGGCACGACGCCGCGCGCCCTGGTCGACGCCATGTCGGAGAAGTTCCGGCACATGGCCGAGGCCCTGAATTGCAGCCACGACCGCTTCATCCGCACCACCGAGCCCGACCACTACGCCGCCGCGCAGGCGATCTGGGCCCGCATGCGGGACAACGGCGACATCTACCTGTCGAAGTACATCGGCTGGTACTCGGTGCGCGACGAGGCGTGGTACGGCGAGGACGAGACGGAACTCGGCCCCGACGGGATCCGCCGCGCCAAGGCGACCCAGACGCCCGTCGAGTGGACCGAGGAGGAGAATTACCTGTTCCGCCTCTCGGCCTATGCCGACAGGCTCCTCGCGCTCTATGAGAACCAGCCCGACTTCATCGGCCCCGAGACGCGCCGCAACGAGGTGGCGAGCTTCGTGCGCCAGGGCCTGAAGGACCTCTCGGTCAGCCGCACCACCTTCGATTGGGGCGTGCCGGTGCCGGATGCGCCGGGCCACGTCATGTACGTCTGGGTCGACGCGCTGACGAACTACCTCACGGTCTGCGGCTTCCCCGACGAGGCCGACCTGCGCTGGCGCAACTGGCCGGTCGACCTCCACGTCATCGGCAAGGACATCGTCCGCTTCCATGCGGTCTACTGGCCGGCCTTCCTGATGTCGGCGGGGCTGCCGCTCCCCAAGCGCGTCTTCGGCCACGGCTTCCTGCTCTCGAAGGGCGAGAAGATGTCGAAGTCGCTCGGCAACGTCGTCGACCCGATGGACCTGATCGCGACCTACGGCGTCGACCAGCTCCGCTACTTCGTGCTGCGCGAGGTCCCCTTCGGCGGCGACGGCAATTACAGCCACGAGGCGATCATCGGGCGCATCAACGCGGACCTCGCCAACGACCTCGGCAACCTCGCCCAGCGCTCGCTCTCGATGCTCGCCAAGAATTGCGAGGGCCGGGTGCCGCAGCCCGGCCCCCTCACGGAGGCCGACCGGGCGCTCATCGCCGCCGCCGACGCGCTGCCGGGGAGAGCGCGCGCCGCGATGGCCGACCTTGCGCTGCACAATGTGCTCGCCGACATCTGGACGGTGGTGGGCGACGCCAACCGCTACTTCGCGGCCGAGGAGCCCTGGAAGCTCCGCAAGACCGATCCGGAACGGATGGGCACGGTGCTCTACGTCACGGCCGAGACCCTTCGGGCGGTCGGCATCCTGGTCCAGCCCTTCGTACCGACAGCGGGCGCGGCGCTCCTCGACCTCCTCGGCCTCTCGCCCGAGGCGCGGATGCTGGGGCATGTCGGCGCGGAAAACCGCCTCGCGCCCGGCGCGAGCCTGCCCGCGCCGGCCCCGATCTTCCCTCGCTTCGTCGAGCCGGACGCGCCGGCCGCCTGA
- a CDS encoding TatD family hydrolase — translation MLIDSHCHLDFPDFAADIAGVVARAEAAGVSRMLTISTRVAKADTYRAIAEAHGAVWYTVGTHPHGAGEEPDVPAEAIAALTDHPRCIGIGEAGFDYHYADAAPEAVQERVLRAHIEAARASALPLVIHSRDADAHMEAVLTDEMRKRPFTGVLHCFSSGRRLAEAGVELGLFVSFSGIVTFRRSHELRDIARAVPRDRILVETDAPFLAPEPHRGRTNEPAYTADTARSLAATLDIPFEDFARASTDNFHRLFTKAERA, via the coding sequence ATGCTGATCGACAGCCACTGCCATCTCGACTTCCCGGATTTTGCCGCCGACATCGCGGGCGTCGTCGCTCGCGCCGAGGCTGCGGGCGTGTCGCGGATGCTCACGATCTCGACCCGCGTGGCCAAGGCCGACACCTACCGGGCCATCGCGGAGGCGCACGGGGCCGTCTGGTACACGGTGGGCACCCACCCGCACGGGGCAGGCGAGGAGCCGGACGTCCCGGCCGAGGCGATCGCGGCGCTGACCGATCATCCCCGCTGCATCGGCATCGGCGAGGCCGGCTTCGACTACCATTACGCGGACGCGGCGCCGGAGGCCGTGCAGGAGCGGGTGCTGCGCGCCCATATCGAGGCCGCCCGGGCGAGCGCGCTCCCTCTGGTTATCCATTCCCGCGACGCCGACGCCCATATGGAGGCCGTGCTGACGGACGAGATGCGCAAGCGCCCCTTCACGGGCGTGCTGCACTGCTTCTCCTCCGGCCGGCGCCTCGCGGAAGCCGGCGTCGAACTCGGACTCTTCGTCTCCTTCTCCGGCATCGTCACCTTCCGGCGTTCGCACGAGCTGCGCGACATCGCCCGGGCGGTGCCCCGCGACCGCATCCTCGTCGAGACCGATGCGCCCTTCTTGGCGCCCGAGCCGCACCGGGGCCGGACGAACGAGCCGGCCTACACGGCCGACACCGCCCGCTCGCTGGCCGCGACCCTCGACATCCCCTTCGAGGACTTCGCGCGGGCGAGCACGGACAATTTCCACCGCCTGTTCACGAAGGCCGAGAGGGCATGA
- a CDS encoding MBL fold metallo-hydrolase, whose protein sequence is MATLTLRILGCGSSGGVPRVGYGWGACDPAEPRNRRRRCSLLAERRDGEGATTLLVDTAPDLREQLIDAEVSRLDAILFTHAHADHTHGIDDVRPLVIHMRRRIPVYADATTRRLLEIRFGYCFETPPGSAYPPILDLNDLAEGERLTIDGPGGPLSALPFGMEHGNEAALGFRFGPAAYAPDVSLMPEASKAHLRGLDLLIIDALRDTPHPTHYSVSDALALIEEVAPRRAILTNLHTDLDYAPLARRLPPGVVPAHDGLTATVDL, encoded by the coding sequence ATGGCGACGCTGACCCTGCGCATCCTCGGCTGCGGCTCGTCCGGCGGCGTGCCCCGGGTCGGCTACGGCTGGGGCGCCTGCGACCCCGCCGAGCCGAGGAACCGCCGCCGCCGCTGCTCGCTGCTCGCCGAGCGCCGGGACGGGGAGGGGGCGACGACGCTCCTCGTCGACACCGCGCCGGACCTGCGCGAGCAGCTCATCGACGCGGAGGTGAGCCGCCTCGATGCGATCCTGTTCACCCACGCCCACGCCGACCACACCCACGGCATCGACGACGTCCGCCCCCTGGTGATCCACATGCGGCGGCGCATCCCCGTCTACGCCGACGCGACGACGCGGCGCCTCCTCGAGATCCGCTTCGGCTACTGCTTCGAGACACCGCCCGGCAGCGCCTACCCGCCGATTCTCGACCTGAACGACCTCGCGGAGGGCGAGCGGCTGACGATCGACGGGCCCGGCGGTCCGCTCTCCGCGCTGCCCTTCGGGATGGAACACGGCAACGAGGCGGCGCTCGGCTTCCGCTTCGGCCCGGCGGCCTACGCGCCCGACGTCAGCCTGATGCCCGAGGCGAGCAAGGCGCATCTGCGCGGCCTCGACCTCCTCATCATCGACGCGCTCCGCGATACGCCCCACCCGACTCATTACTCGGTCTCTGATGCCCTCGCCCTGATCGAGGAGGTGGCGCCGCGCCGCGCCATCCTGACGAACCTGCACACCGACCTCGACTACGCGCCCCTCGCCCGCCGGCTGCCGCCGGGCGTCGTCCCGGCCCATGACGGGCTCACCGCGACGGTGGATCTGTGA
- a CDS encoding sensor histidine kinase NtrY-like has product MPFLRRSRTSGAPHQGADVTGAPSEGAGPAEGHGGVADAMRPGPRGPGWIGAAIVALALVSAIATFLILAGVIRVTPTPTIGVTLLAINVALVLGLVIIIAWEARVFLQARRANAAVARLHTRIVGLFSLIAILPTILLAVVASVTIDRGLSLGFTDRVRDVVLKSVEVADAYQENQCQSLAREIRILADDLTRARPNFDVNRDWFQGFLTTRATNLGLPVAQIMRGPSEVVARAKIDILKETRLPSAAAFEEAGKSNDPICLLPTEGRVFAALLRMPAYDAAVLLVQREVTQLAIEFPGVSRAAAAEYLTYDALKRSIQVTFASVFVLIALIALLSAIWFGLNFANRFVAPIRRLINAADQVASGNFYAQVPARKSDGDLAHLGESFNKMTQELRRQHAGLTAASDLIDRRRRFTEAVLSGVSPGVIGVDAGGIVTIANPAAERMLGLASDALVDVPLTQAVPELGPLLPEGEGRQRALQQQIQLTRDGRERTVTVRITTEQAQGGARGFVVTLDDITDLVSAQRTSAWADVARRIAHEIKNPLTPIQLSAERIRRKYGKVIVSDREVFDQCTATIVRQVDEIKRMVDEFSSFARMPKPAIAEQDLTEIAKQNLFMMRVAHPDLDFTFSARGLDGAERVTAAFDIRLLSQALTNILKNAVEAVAAVPEAELGKGHVDLALAVEEEFAVIEVTDNGKGFPAEGRQRLLEPYMTTREGGTGLGLAIVSKVLEEHGGGIELNDNPAGRGGRVRLRVPCALAADAAPETRAKIIETGAARTAPQVAEKMPEMQP; this is encoded by the coding sequence ATGCCGTTTCTGCGACGCTCCCGCACCTCGGGTGCCCCTCATCAGGGCGCCGACGTGACCGGCGCTCCCTCCGAGGGAGCGGGCCCGGCCGAGGGCCATGGCGGGGTCGCCGACGCCATGCGGCCCGGCCCCCGCGGGCCGGGCTGGATCGGGGCCGCCATCGTCGCTCTCGCCCTCGTCTCGGCCATCGCCACCTTCCTGATCCTGGCGGGCGTCATCCGCGTCACCCCGACTCCGACGATCGGCGTGACGCTGCTGGCCATCAACGTCGCCCTCGTCCTCGGCCTCGTCATCATCATCGCCTGGGAAGCCCGCGTCTTCCTGCAGGCGCGGAGGGCGAACGCGGCGGTGGCGCGGCTGCACACCCGCATCGTCGGGCTGTTCAGCCTGATCGCGATCCTGCCGACGATCCTGCTCGCCGTCGTCGCCTCGGTGACGATCGACCGCGGCCTGTCGCTCGGGTTCACCGACCGGGTCCGCGACGTGGTTCTGAAATCCGTGGAGGTGGCCGACGCCTACCAGGAGAACCAGTGCCAGAGCCTCGCCCGCGAGATCCGCATCCTCGCCGACGACCTCACCCGGGCCCGGCCGAACTTCGACGTGAACCGCGACTGGTTCCAGGGCTTCCTGACCACCCGCGCGACCAATCTCGGGCTGCCCGTCGCGCAGATCATGCGGGGCCCGAGCGAGGTCGTCGCCCGCGCCAAGATCGACATCCTGAAGGAGACGCGCCTGCCCTCGGCCGCGGCCTTCGAGGAGGCGGGCAAGTCGAACGACCCGATCTGCCTGCTGCCGACGGAGGGTCGCGTCTTCGCCGCCCTCCTCAGGATGCCGGCCTACGACGCCGCCGTGCTCCTCGTGCAGCGCGAGGTGACCCAGCTCGCCATCGAGTTCCCCGGCGTCTCGCGGGCGGCGGCGGCCGAGTACCTGACCTACGACGCGCTCAAGCGCTCGATCCAGGTCACCTTCGCCTCGGTCTTCGTGCTGATCGCGCTCATCGCCCTGCTCTCGGCGATCTGGTTCGGACTCAACTTCGCCAACCGCTTCGTCGCCCCGATCCGGCGCCTCATCAACGCCGCCGACCAAGTCGCCTCCGGCAATTTCTATGCGCAGGTGCCGGCCCGCAAATCCGACGGCGACCTCGCCCATCTCGGCGAGAGCTTCAACAAGATGACGCAGGAGCTGCGCCGCCAGCATGCCGGGCTCACCGCGGCGAGCGACCTGATCGACCGCCGCCGCCGCTTCACGGAGGCCGTGCTCTCGGGTGTCTCGCCGGGCGTCATCGGCGTCGATGCGGGCGGCATCGTCACCATCGCCAACCCGGCGGCCGAGCGGATGCTGGGCCTCGCCAGCGACGCTCTCGTCGACGTGCCTCTGACCCAGGCCGTGCCCGAGCTCGGGCCGCTCCTGCCCGAAGGCGAGGGGCGGCAGCGGGCGCTCCAGCAGCAGATCCAGCTCACCCGCGACGGGCGCGAGCGCACGGTGACGGTCCGGATCACCACCGAGCAGGCGCAAGGGGGCGCCCGGGGCTTCGTGGTGACGCTCGACGACATCACCGACCTCGTCTCGGCCCAGCGCACCTCCGCCTGGGCGGACGTGGCGCGCCGCATCGCCCACGAGATCAAGAACCCGCTCACCCCGATCCAGCTCTCCGCCGAGCGTATCCGGCGCAAGTACGGGAAGGTCATCGTCAGCGACCGCGAGGTCTTCGACCAGTGCACGGCCACGATCGTGCGACAGGTCGACGAGATCAAGCGCATGGTCGACGAGTTCTCCTCGTTCGCCCGCATGCCGAAACCCGCGATCGCCGAGCAGGACCTCACAGAGATCGCCAAGCAGAACCTGTTCATGATGCGGGTGGCTCACCCGGACCTCGACTTCACCTTCTCGGCCCGCGGGCTCGACGGGGCGGAGCGGGTCACAGCGGCTTTCGACATCCGCCTGCTGTCGCAGGCGCTGACGAACATCCTCAAGAACGCCGTCGAGGCGGTGGCCGCGGTGCCGGAGGCCGAGCTTGGCAAGGGCCACGTCGACCTCGCGCTCGCCGTCGAGGAGGAGTTCGCGGTGATCGAGGTCACCGACAACGGCAAGGGCTTCCCCGCCGAAGGCCGCCAGCGCCTCCTCGAGCCCTACATGACGACCCGCGAGGGCGGGACGGGGCTGGGCCTCGCCATCGTCAGCAAGGTGCTCGAGGAGCACGGCGGCGGGATCGAGCTCAACGACAATCCCGCCGGCCGGGGGGGACGCGTGCGCCTGCGGGTGCCGTGCGCCCTCGCGGCGGACGCGGCGCCCGAGACGCGCGCGAAGATCATCGAGACGGGCGCCGCACGGACGGCCCCTCAGGTCGCGGAGAAGATGCCGGAGATGCAGCCATGA
- a CDS encoding sigma-54-dependent transcriptional regulator, producing MSADILIVDDEADIRDLVAGILDDEGHRTRTAGGSDEALAAIEARRPHLVFLDIWLQGSRLDGLQVLDLIKAGHPDLPVVMISGHGNIETAVAAIKSGAYDFIEKPFKADRLILVAERALEASRLKREVKDLKARSGQASRLVGASVAINQLRQTVERVAPTNARVMISGAPGSGKELSARTLHAASGRANGPFVVINAATITPENMEAELFGVEGGEGRVRRVGALEEAHGGSLYIDEVADMPRETQNRILRVLVDQNFQRVGGTTRVHVDVRIVSSSSRDLAEEIAGGRFREDLFHRLSVVPIRVPSLSERREDVPELITFFMDQISAATGLPRRRIAEDAMAVLQSHDWPGNVRQLRNNVERLMILTHTDPEQEVTSEMLPSEIGTLVPTTPNGAGGEKLMSLALREAREIFEREYLIAQIARFSGNISRTAEFIGMERSALHRKLKSLGIGP from the coding sequence ATGAGCGCCGATATCCTGATCGTCGACGACGAGGCCGACATCCGCGACCTCGTCGCGGGGATCCTGGACGACGAGGGGCACCGCACCCGCACCGCGGGCGGCTCCGACGAGGCGCTCGCCGCCATCGAGGCCCGCCGTCCCCACCTCGTCTTCCTCGACATCTGGCTGCAGGGCTCGCGCCTCGACGGGCTACAGGTGCTCGACCTGATCAAGGCCGGCCATCCGGACCTGCCGGTGGTGATGATCTCGGGCCACGGCAACATCGAGACCGCGGTCGCGGCCATCAAGTCGGGCGCCTACGACTTCATCGAGAAGCCGTTCAAGGCCGACCGGCTGATCCTGGTCGCTGAGCGGGCGCTGGAGGCTTCCCGCCTCAAGCGCGAGGTCAAGGACCTCAAGGCCCGCTCCGGCCAGGCGAGCCGGCTCGTCGGCGCCTCGGTTGCCATCAACCAGCTCCGCCAGACCGTCGAGCGCGTGGCGCCGACGAATGCCCGCGTCATGATCTCGGGCGCGCCGGGCTCCGGCAAGGAACTCTCCGCGCGCACGCTCCACGCCGCCTCGGGCCGCGCCAACGGGCCGTTCGTCGTCATCAACGCGGCGACGATCACGCCCGAGAACATGGAGGCGGAGCTCTTCGGGGTCGAGGGCGGCGAGGGCCGGGTACGCCGCGTCGGCGCGCTGGAGGAGGCCCATGGCGGCTCCCTCTACATCGACGAGGTCGCCGACATGCCCCGCGAGACCCAGAACCGCATCCTTCGGGTCCTGGTCGATCAGAACTTCCAGCGGGTCGGCGGCACCACACGGGTCCACGTGGATGTCCGCATCGTCTCGTCCTCCTCGCGCGATCTCGCCGAGGAGATCGCGGGCGGCCGCTTCCGGGAGGACCTGTTCCACCGCCTCTCGGTGGTGCCGATCCGGGTGCCCTCGCTCTCGGAGCGGCGCGAGGACGTACCCGAGCTGATCACGTTCTTCATGGACCAGATCTCGGCCGCCACCGGCCTGCCGCGCCGCCGCATCGCGGAGGACGCGATGGCGGTGCTGCAGTCGCACGACTGGCCCGGCAACGTCAGGCAGCTGCGCAACAACGTCGAGCGGCTGATGATCCTCACCCACACCGACCCGGAGCAGGAGGTCACCTCCGAGATGCTGCCCTCCGAGATCGGGACGCTGGTGCCCACCACCCCGAACGGGGCGGGCGGCGAGAAGCTGATGAGCCTCGCGCTGCGTGAGGCCCGCGAGATCTTCGAACGCGAGTACCTGATCGCACAGATCGCCCGCTTCTCCGGCAACATCTCCCGCACCGCAGAGTTCATCGGCATGGAGCGCTCGGCCCTCCACAGGAAGCTGAAATCCCTCGGGATCGGCCCCTGA
- the hfq gene encoding RNA chaperone Hfq: protein MAGERAQNLQDTFLNHVRKNKIPLTIFLVNGVKLQGVVTWFDNFCVLLRRDGHSQLVYKHAISTIMPGHPVQLFEPDETAEKA from the coding sequence ATGGCGGGCGAACGCGCACAGAACCTGCAGGACACCTTTCTCAACCATGTCCGCAAGAACAAGATCCCGCTGACCATCTTCCTCGTCAACGGCGTGAAGCTGCAGGGCGTGGTCACCTGGTTCGACAATTTCTGCGTGCTGCTCCGTCGGGACGGGCACTCGCAGCTCGTCTACAAGCACGCGATCTCGACGATCATGCCCGGCCATCCGGTCCAGCTCTTCGAGCCCGACGAGACCGCCGAGAAGGCGTGA
- the hflX gene encoding GTPase HflX, which translates to MSETQTAGEARLQAMAAPEGEIAAATKTLVVGPYLTRAAGLAAGAPDRQAARSPAARLDEAVGLAAAIDLDVAQATGLSLQKIRPSTYLGKGRVEELAGLIKAEEIGLVVMDCALSPVQQRNLEKAWGAKVIDRTGLILEIFGRRASTREGRLQVEHAHLAYQRSRLVRSWTHLERQRGGFGFLGGPGETQIEADRRLIQERMTRIERDLDAVTRTRGLHRQSRARVPYPIVALVGYTNAGKSTLFNTLTKAEVRAQDMLFATLDPTARATKLPHGETVILSDTVGFISDLPTPLIAAFRATLEDVIEADILLHVRDVSHGDTEAQAEDVAEVLDELGIGDRADRIIEVWNKADLLDEAERTRLLNLSAMARESGRNDRDSAAPVLVSALTGEGLPALMSRIEARIARSRSTFAVILPPEDGASLNWLYENAEVLDRRTVDGGALHLAVRIAPEKEPRFLNRFGGARRLARAG; encoded by the coding sequence ATGAGCGAGACGCAGACTGCCGGCGAGGCCCGGCTGCAGGCGATGGCCGCCCCCGAGGGCGAGATCGCGGCGGCGACGAAGACCCTCGTGGTCGGCCCCTACCTCACCCGCGCCGCAGGCTTGGCCGCCGGCGCTCCCGACCGGCAGGCCGCGCGCTCGCCGGCCGCGCGCCTCGACGAGGCGGTCGGCCTTGCCGCCGCCATCGACCTCGACGTGGCGCAGGCGACGGGCCTGAGCCTCCAGAAGATCCGGCCCTCGACCTATCTGGGCAAGGGCCGGGTGGAGGAGCTCGCCGGGCTGATCAAGGCCGAGGAGATCGGCCTCGTCGTGATGGATTGCGCGCTCTCGCCGGTGCAGCAGCGCAACCTCGAGAAGGCCTGGGGCGCCAAGGTCATCGACCGCACCGGCCTGATCTTGGAGATTTTCGGGCGGCGCGCCTCGACGCGGGAGGGGCGCCTGCAGGTGGAGCACGCCCACCTCGCCTACCAGAGGAGCCGCCTCGTGCGCTCCTGGACCCACCTCGAGCGCCAGCGCGGCGGCTTCGGCTTCCTCGGCGGCCCCGGCGAGACCCAGATCGAGGCCGACCGGCGCCTGATCCAGGAGCGCATGACCCGCATTGAGCGCGACCTCGACGCGGTCACCCGCACCCGCGGCCTGCACCGGCAGAGCCGGGCCCGGGTGCCGTACCCGATCGTGGCGCTCGTCGGCTACACGAACGCCGGCAAGTCGACGCTCTTCAACACGCTCACCAAGGCTGAGGTGCGGGCGCAGGACATGCTGTTCGCGACCCTCGACCCGACGGCCCGGGCCACCAAGCTCCCCCACGGCGAGACCGTGATCCTGTCGGACACGGTGGGCTTCATCTCCGACCTGCCGACCCCTCTCATCGCCGCCTTCCGGGCGACGCTGGAGGACGTGATCGAGGCCGACATCCTGCTCCACGTGCGGGACGTCTCGCACGGCGACACCGAGGCACAGGCCGAGGACGTCGCCGAGGTGCTGGACGAACTCGGCATCGGCGACCGTGCCGACCGGATCATCGAGGTCTGGAACAAGGCCGACCTCCTCGACGAGGCCGAGCGCACGCGGCTCCTCAACCTCAGCGCCATGGCCCGCGAATCCGGCCGCAACGACCGCGACAGCGCGGCCCCCGTCCTCGTCTCGGCGCTGACGGGGGAGGGGCTTCCCGCCCTGATGAGCCGGATCGAGGCGCGCATCGCCCGAAGCCGCTCCACCTTCGCGGTGATCCTGCCGCCCGAGGACGGCGCCTCCCTGAACTGGCTCTACGAGAACGCCGAGGTGCTCGACCGGCGCACCGTCGACGGGGGCGCGCTGCACCTCGCCGTGCGCATCGCTCCCGAGAAGGAGCCGCGCTTCCTTAACCGCTTCGGGGGCGCCCGCCGTCTCGCGCGGGCCGGCTGA